A stretch of the Sulfurimonas sp. HSL-1656 genome encodes the following:
- a CDS encoding phosphatase PAP2 family protein has translation MKYTYARTVIPILFAIFLFSGCATKSGNWGSDATLLPGWKAVGHAAAEAALDPLTWAPLGAALCFQVENFDRRVSEWAVDQTPVFGSTENASDVSDTLKEASKINYYVTGVTVPTQEGWRGLGDRALGLGVGWVAMTSTAKVTDWMKAGFARERPDKSDKRSLPSGHTSGASVAATLAAQNIGHMPIPRGLQLAWMGAAYGVAGLTGWARVEAGVHYPSDVLTGFALGHFIGRFFNDAFITPAYRDKVAVSVDALSRSDMALSLHYRW, from the coding sequence ATGAAATACACGTATGCCCGCACCGTTATTCCAATATTATTTGCCATTTTTTTATTCTCCGGCTGTGCCACGAAGTCGGGAAACTGGGGAAGTGATGCCACGCTGCTGCCGGGATGGAAGGCCGTCGGCCATGCTGCCGCGGAGGCAGCACTCGACCCCCTTACATGGGCGCCGCTGGGAGCCGCGCTCTGCTTTCAGGTTGAAAATTTCGACCGGAGGGTCTCTGAGTGGGCCGTCGACCAGACCCCGGTCTTCGGCAGTACGGAGAATGCCTCTGATGTCAGCGACACCCTGAAAGAGGCTTCCAAGATCAACTACTACGTGACCGGCGTCACCGTTCCGACGCAGGAGGGATGGCGCGGCCTCGGGGACAGGGCCCTGGGCTTGGGAGTCGGATGGGTTGCGATGACGTCAACGGCGAAAGTGACGGACTGGATGAAAGCCGGTTTCGCCCGGGAGCGGCCCGATAAAAGCGATAAGCGGAGTCTCCCCTCCGGGCACACCTCGGGGGCGTCCGTGGCGGCAACACTTGCCGCCCAGAATATTGGACATATGCCGATTCCAAGAGGCCTGCAACTGGCATGGATGGGGGCCGCATACGGTGTCGCCGGTTTGACCGGATGGGCACGGGTGGAAGCAGGTGTGCATTACCCTTCCGATGTGCTTACCGGTTTTGCCCTGGGGCACTTTATAGGGCGTTTCTTCAACGATGCCTTTATCACGCCCGCCTACCGGGACAAGGTCGCCGTCAGTGTCGATGCCCTCTCCCGCAGCGACATGGCACTGTCACTGCACTACCGCTGGTAG
- a CDS encoding lipid A deacylase LpxR family protein, whose protein sequence is MRLIIGLLSAGLLLPLFAESWSFSIDNDMIFGSDDKYTGGFQVGWMSDALDASEKGSFQYGYVKGMSDLLTAVFPFDLSGMKQNGAISLQGIAITPEDTNETEPVYDDVPYMGSTALTASLFIWNEHIFHEVLMTLGVMGPSSGAESVQKGLHRLLRIDEPQGWDNQVPDRLLFQTGYVMGTRQYSGRVAERYTFEWFNSLSVNAGSSYVGAGGGTAVRIGENVPENFVTISGIINRSLAHQLNLETRRGRWGWSFNLALFADVVGYFYLHEYAKQHGYDFEMPTTLITGLLGLDLYYERLRASLELYPSRPIGQYVRSNYFGRLNLVLQIP, encoded by the coding sequence GTGCGTCTCATCATCGGGCTGCTGTCGGCGGGGCTGCTCCTGCCGCTCTTTGCAGAGAGCTGGTCGTTTTCAATTGACAACGATATGATTTTCGGGTCGGACGACAAATACACCGGCGGTTTCCAGGTCGGTTGGATGAGCGATGCACTGGATGCAAGTGAAAAGGGGAGTTTTCAATACGGCTACGTCAAGGGAATGAGCGATTTGCTGACGGCGGTGTTCCCCTTTGATCTCTCCGGTATGAAGCAAAACGGGGCCATCAGCCTCCAGGGGATCGCCATTACGCCTGAAGATACGAATGAGACCGAACCCGTCTACGATGACGTTCCCTATATGGGGTCGACGGCCCTGACCGCGTCGCTGTTCATCTGGAATGAGCATATCTTCCACGAGGTGCTGATGACGCTGGGGGTTATGGGACCCTCTTCGGGGGCCGAAAGTGTGCAGAAGGGCCTGCATAGGTTGTTGCGGATCGATGAACCGCAGGGGTGGGACAACCAGGTACCGGACCGGCTGCTGTTCCAGACAGGCTATGTGATGGGAACGCGCCAATACTCCGGCCGTGTCGCAGAGCGTTACACCTTCGAGTGGTTCAACAGCCTCTCGGTCAACGCGGGGAGCAGCTACGTCGGGGCGGGCGGGGGTACGGCCGTGCGCATCGGGGAGAATGTCCCCGAAAACTTCGTGACGATCAGCGGCATTATCAACCGTTCGCTGGCCCATCAGCTCAACCTGGAAACACGGAGGGGAAGGTGGGGATGGAGCTTTAACCTCGCACTTTTTGCCGATGTAGTCGGCTATTTTTACCTGCACGAGTACGCTAAGCAGCATGGGTACGATTTCGAGATGCCGACGACGCTCATCACGGGGCTGCTGGGGCTCGATCTCTATTACGAAAGGCTGCGGGCTTCGCTGGAGCTCTACCCCAGCCGTCCGATCGGGCAGTATGTCCGCTCCAACTATTTCGGACGTTTGAACCTGGTGTTACAGATACCCTAG
- a CDS encoding ABC transporter permease — translation MKKHLVNIYLLGIKELRSLLRDKMMLFLIIYSFTFAIYVKATSTSTELVKVPVAFVDEDRSALSMRIMDAFYLPRFLPPDLISAKAADAGMEEGLYTFIITVPPSFEKELLQGRHPTLQVNIDATRMSQAGIGAGYIQQMVNDEVREFLYGQRRSAPLPVEVVTRMKYNPTLDSIRFGSIMEVIGQISLLSIMLAGAALIREREHGTLEHLMVMPLNAVEIMLSKVWSMGLVVLAGVTFSIEIVVQRILSVPVEGSLTLFLFGSLLMLFSTTSMGIFMGTVARTMPQLGLIIILTILPLQILSGGVTPFESMPQGLQNVMLLMPTSHFVSMAQAVLYRGAGIDIVWPELLAISGIGVVFFLLGLFFFRRSLATAS, via the coding sequence CCTTTACCTTCGCCATCTACGTCAAGGCGACCTCCACCTCGACGGAGCTGGTCAAGGTCCCCGTGGCCTTCGTCGACGAAGACCGTTCGGCCCTCTCCATGCGGATCATGGACGCCTTCTACCTGCCCCGGTTTCTTCCGCCGGACCTGATCAGCGCCAAGGCCGCCGACGCGGGGATGGAAGAGGGGCTGTACACCTTCATCATCACGGTACCGCCCTCGTTCGAGAAGGAGCTGCTCCAGGGGAGGCATCCGACGCTGCAGGTCAACATCGACGCGACGCGGATGTCCCAGGCCGGTATCGGGGCGGGCTATATCCAGCAGATGGTCAACGACGAAGTCCGGGAGTTCCTCTACGGTCAAAGGAGATCGGCACCGCTGCCGGTCGAAGTCGTCACGCGCATGAAGTACAACCCCACGCTCGACAGCATCCGCTTCGGCAGCATCATGGAGGTGATCGGGCAGATATCGCTGCTCTCCATCATGCTCGCAGGGGCGGCGCTGATCCGCGAGCGCGAACACGGCACGCTGGAACACCTGATGGTCATGCCGCTGAATGCGGTGGAAATCATGCTCTCGAAGGTGTGGTCGATGGGCCTTGTCGTGCTTGCCGGTGTTACGTTCTCGATCGAGATCGTCGTGCAGCGCATCCTCTCCGTTCCCGTGGAAGGGTCGCTGACGCTCTTTTTGTTCGGATCGCTGCTGATGCTGTTCTCGACGACGTCGATGGGGATCTTTATGGGAACCGTTGCCCGGACGATGCCGCAGCTGGGGTTGATCATCATCCTTACGATCCTGCCGCTGCAGATCCTTTCGGGCGGGGTGACCCCTTTTGAAAGCATGCCGCAGGGGCTGCAGAACGTCATGCTGCTGATGCCGACGAGCCACTTCGTCAGCATGGCGCAGGCGGTGCTTTACCGCGGCGCGGGCATCGATATCGTCTGGCCGGAGTTGCTGGCCATCAGCGGGATCGGCGTCGTCTTTTTCCTGCTGGGGCTCTTTTTCTTCCGCCGTAGCCTGGCCACTGCTTCATGA